AGGGGTCGCCAGGAGGCGTCCAGGTCGAGGCAGATCTGGACGGCGGGACGCCGGGTGGCGGGGCGGACGGCGTCGACGAGGTCGAGTTGCCCGGTGGCGTCCACCATCAGGGTGACCCGGTCGGCGAGGGTGGTGTCGGCGGTCAACTCGGCAAGCGCCGCCCGGTCGGCGCTGGGGTAGGCCACCAGCACGTCGTCGGTGAGTCCGGTCCGGGCCAGCCAGATCCCCTCGGCCAGGGTGAAGGCGAGTACCCCCCGCCAGCCGGGCCGCGCCAACGCCCGGCTGGCCAGGTCGCGGCAGCGCACCGACTTGCTGGCCAGCCGGACGGGCTTGGCCCCGGCCCGGTCGGCCAGGGCGGCGGCGTTGGCATCGAAGGCGGTCAGGTCCAGGACCGCGTACGGCGGGTCGAGGTGGGCGGTCGCCCGGTCGAGGCGTTCGCGAAGTTCGTCACGTTCGGTGGCCACTGGTGCACGCTAACTGTCCGGCGAAGAATGCGAAATAGCCTCACCTCTGTCGGGGCTGCGGTCGGTGGCTCCGGCCACCTAGGCTCGACGAGCAGGCGATGTCGCGGCGGGGTGACTCCCCTCCGGGGCTAGAGTGTTCCACCGGGGGTGCCCAGCGATGGGCCGGCACGTGGAGGTACGGCCATCGAAAGCCAGCAGCACGGCGAGTCGCCCGGCGTGTCGTCGAACAACGATCCCGCCACCGGCGGAAAGGACCCGACGGGTGCCGGCCAGCCCGGTGGCCAGAGCGACCGCTCCGGGTACGCGGGGATCCGCTCGGTGCTGCGCATCCAGCCGTTCCGCCGGCTCTGGATCGTGCTCGGCGCGGCCTCCTTCGGCGACTGGCTCGGCCTGCTCGCCACCTCGGTCTTCGCCGCCGCCCAGGTGCAGGGCAGCACCGCGCAGGGTGCCGCGTTCGGTGGCGTGATCGCCATCCGGCTGCTGCCGGCGTTGCTGCTGGGGCCGATCGCCGGTGTCTTCGCCGACCGCTTCGACCGGCGCTGGACGATGGTCATCTGCGACCTGCTGCGGTTCCTGCTCTTCGCCTCGATCCCGATGGTCGCGCTCCTGGGGGCCCGGGGTGCGGTGGTGGTCGGCTGGGCGGCCGTGGCCACCTTCCTGATCGAGACGATCACCCTGCTCTGGATCCCGGCCAAGGAGGCCGCGGTCCCGAACCTGATCCCCCGGGCCCGGCTGGAGGCGGCCAACCAGCTCACCCTGATCACCACGTACGGCTTCACCCCGGTGCTCGCCGCGCTGGGCATCGCGGTGCTCGACCGCAGCGTGCGCGCGGCGACCGGCGGCGAGATGCCCAACTGGGCCGAGCCCGCCCAGTTGGCGCTCTGGTTCAACGCGTTCTCCCGGCTGGCCACCGCGCTGGTGGTGGCCTTCGGGATCAAGGAGATCAGCCGGACCCAGGCCGCCGAGCGGGACCGCACCGAGCAGAGCATGATGCGCCAGTTCACCGAGGGGTGGCGGTTCATCGCCAAGACGCCCCTGGTCCGGGGCCTGGTGCTGGGGATCTTCGGCGCGTTCGCCGGCGGCGGCATCGTGATCGGCACCGCCCGGTTCTTCGCCAACTCCCTCGGTGCCGGTGACGCCGCCTTCTACCTGCTCTTCGGCGCGATCTTCATCGGTCTGGCACTCGGCATCGGGCTCGGCCCGATGATCGTGCGGGACATGTCCCGCCGCCGCTGGTTCGGCATGAGCATCGTGCTGGCCAGCGCGGCCGTGATGACCCTGGCCTTCGCCATCCACCTGTCGATGGCGATCGTCGGCGCGATCGTGGTCGGCGCGGGCGCGGGCATGGCGTTCCTGGCCGGCACCACCCTGCTCGGTGGCGAGATCGCCGACGAGGTACGCGGCCGGGTCTTCGCGGTGGTGCAGATCGGCACCCGGATGGTGCTGATCCTGGCCATCGGCCTGAGCAGCCTGCTCGCCGGGGTCGGCGGCTCGCGCGAGCTGAACATCGTCGACCTGGGCATCTCGATCTCCTCGACCCGGCTGCTGCTGCTCGCCGCCGGTGCGGCCGGCATCTTCGCCGGGATCAGCGCCTTCGGCCAGATGGACGACAAGAAGGGCGTGCCGGTCCTGGCCGACCTCTGGGGCTCGATCCGGGGCCGCCCGCTGATGCCGGCCGAGCCGTTCGTCTCCGCCGGCCTCTTCGTGGTCTTCGAGGGTGGTGAGGGCGCCGGCAAGTCGACCCAGGTCAGCCAGCTCGCCGGGCGGCTGGACGGTCAGGGCCGGGAGGTCCTGGTGACCCGCGAGCCCGGGGCCACCGGGGTCGGTGAACGGATCCGCGCGCTGCTGCTGGGCACCACCGAGGCCGACGCGCCGTCACCGCGGGCCGAGGCGCTGCTCTACGCCGCCGACCGGGCCCACCACGTCGCCACCGTGGTCCGTCCCGCCCTGGTCCGGGGCGCGGTGGTGATCAGCGACCGGTACGTCGACTCGTCGCTGGCGTACCAGGGTGCCGGACGGACCCTCCCGGTGGACGAGGTCTCCTGGCTCTCCTCCTGGGCCACCGGTGGGCTCAAGCCCGACCTGGTGGTGCTGCTCGACGTCGACCCGCGCACCGGGCTGTCCCGGGTCACCGCCCGCGGCGCGGACACCGACCGGTTGGAGGCCGAGTCGGTGGCCTTCCACGAGCGGGTCCGGTACGCCTTCCTCGACCTGGCCGCCACCGATCCGAAGCGCTACCTCGTGCTCGACGCCTCCCGCCCGGCCGAGGAGCTGGCCGAGCTGGTCGCCGCCCGGGTCGACGAGCTGCTCGTCGCGCCCGGTGACCCGGCGCGGCCCCGGCCGACCGGGACGTCGGAGACGCCGGGCCGCCCGGAGTTATCGGACGAGGAACTGGTGGGCGTGAGGCGCCCGGGCTGATGTCGGACGTCTTCGTCGATCTGGTCGGCCAGGACGACGCGGTCGACACCCTGCGCCGGGCGGCCGCCGCCGCGGCCGACGTGCTGCGGGGCACCGCCGACCCCGGGGCCGGGATGACCCACGCCTGGATCTTCACCGGCCCGCCCGGTTCGGGCCGCTCGGTGGCGGCGCGGGCCTTCGCCGCCGCCCTGCAGTGTGCCCACGGCACTGGGTGCGGCCGGTGCCCCGGCTGCCACACCACGCTGGCCGGGACCCACGCCGACGTCCGGCTGGTCGTGCCGGAGGGGCTCTCCATCGGGGTCACCGAGATGCGGGCGTTGGTGCTACGGGCGGCGAGCACCCCCTCCGGGGGCCGGTGGCAGGTGGTGGT
Above is a window of Micromonospora yangpuensis DNA encoding:
- the tmk gene encoding dTMP kinase — its product is MLRIQPFRRLWIVLGAASFGDWLGLLATSVFAAAQVQGSTAQGAAFGGVIAIRLLPALLLGPIAGVFADRFDRRWTMVICDLLRFLLFASIPMVALLGARGAVVVGWAAVATFLIETITLLWIPAKEAAVPNLIPRARLEAANQLTLITTYGFTPVLAALGIAVLDRSVRAATGGEMPNWAEPAQLALWFNAFSRLATALVVAFGIKEISRTQAAERDRTEQSMMRQFTEGWRFIAKTPLVRGLVLGIFGAFAGGGIVIGTARFFANSLGAGDAAFYLLFGAIFIGLALGIGLGPMIVRDMSRRRWFGMSIVLASAAVMTLAFAIHLSMAIVGAIVVGAGAGMAFLAGTTLLGGEIADEVRGRVFAVVQIGTRMVLILAIGLSSLLAGVGGSRELNIVDLGISISSTRLLLLAAGAAGIFAGISAFGQMDDKKGVPVLADLWGSIRGRPLMPAEPFVSAGLFVVFEGGEGAGKSTQVSQLAGRLDGQGREVLVTREPGATGVGERIRALLLGTTEADAPSPRAEALLYAADRAHHVATVVRPALVRGAVVISDRYVDSSLAYQGAGRTLPVDEVSWLSSWATGGLKPDLVVLLDVDPRTGLSRVTARGADTDRLEAESVAFHERVRYAFLDLAATDPKRYLVLDASRPAEELAELVAARVDELLVAPGDPARPRPTGTSETPGRPELSDEELVGVRRPG